The nucleotide window AAGTTCCATTACATCATCTGTGAAGTGGACAGAGAAACTGACATCCCGACCTagggcgagaagaaggaggagggtgccgAGGGCTCCACTTCCCCTGCTACCGAGGCTCTGAAGGACATCACCAACGAGACTCACAACAGCGACAACAAGGCCGGCAAGCCCCACAACCGCTCTCCCCGTGAGCGCCGCGAGCGCGGCCCCCCGGCTGACGGTATTCCTTCCAAGACCAAGGTCATGGTCGCCAACCTTCCCTACGACCTGACCGAGGAGAAGGTGAGTTTTTGTGCCGACCTATGCCATGACTGGAGACATGCTAACTCTTTCCACAGCTTAAGGAACTTTTCGCTGCTTACCAGCCTTCCTCCGCGAAGATTGCTCTTCGCCCCATCCCTCGCTTCATGATTAAGAAGCTTCAGGCCCGGGGTGAGCCCCGCAAGGGCCGTGGCTTCGGCTTCGTTACCCTCGCCTCGGAGGAGCTCCAGCAGAAGGCTGTCGCTGAGATGAACGGCAAGGAGATCGAGGGCCGCGAGATCGCTGTCAAGGTCGCCATCGATAGCCCCGACAAgaccgacgaggaggccaaCGAACCCGAGGGCGAGGCCCAGGCCCCCACCAACGGCACTACCGAGCAGGCTGGCGCTGCTGTCACTGCCTCTGCTTAAACACTCCATTTGATGACGAGATGAGTGTGCGCACaagttaataaagatttCGGTCACAGACACTACTTTAATCTCGACCGACACATGTCTTATGTTTTACTGGGCGCATGCATTTTTACCCTCACGATTTTGGCACGGAACGAatgattttctttttatgGCGGGATCTGCAAGTGGGTATGAAAGCGGGAAGATTGGGCGGTGGGATAATGTGATCATGTCTGGCGTCACGGGTTATGGGGGTTTGCAAAGGCCTCAAATCGCTGGTAGACTTCAGGCATCGTTATCCTGCGGCTCTTTGCAGGCAACAAAAATCTAATATTTTTCATGACTTGTCTTCTTCATTTATGTGTTATGGATCATCTTTTATCTCAGGGTCGCTTACATTCATCTAGTGTTTTCAAACTCTCATGTTTGCAGGAGATGGTCAGTCAAATCGGTCTAGGAATAGGAAAATAAGCATGATCGGGCCAAGAAGTCATTGATATGTCatgtttaattaataggaacgCCAACGGGTAAAGTGGTTTGTGATAGATACGTGTCCAGTCATCCTCAACATGGGAATCACCTAATTGTGAGGCGTAGAAGTAGTGTTGGAGGGAACTAATGGATCCACTGCCCGTGCCTTGCGTGCCTTGATGGGTGGTTGTGACAAAGTTGGGGACGGACAGTTGCAGATGTTCCTGCAGGCCAGAGAGGGGCAGCTCCCCGTTAACAAGCGGTCCCCTGAAACGCCCCTGATCTTTATTCGCAGTGCGTGACGAATGATGAGAAAAGGCCAGGTCTGGACCTTTGCATAAAAcatggtacctacctaggtagatatGAATGGTCGACATAACGGAAGGTAGGATCCTGAAGGTTGGATGGACGGACGAGCTGGCTTGTGTACACGCACCATGCACTGTGGCCTCGATGAATACTCTTATGGCTTGTGAATTTCAATTCGGTTAGGTTGTTGCTTGAATCACGTAACTGATCATATCTTAGCAAATCTAAAATGCAGTCCCAAACTCAAGTTGTAGTAATTCGTCGGGTAGATGGAACGTGACCTAATGATCAGCATGCCTCGATCTTCCAACACTTCGGGTCGGGTTTCCGTCCTGGCTGGTCGCTCCAGTGCCactaaaacgaaggaaggtAGCCGTCCGAGGTAAACCAACTGCTGAAGCGTAGGGCAGGGGGTGCCTGCAATA belongs to Neurospora crassa OR74A linkage group IV, whole genome shotgun sequence and includes:
- a CDS encoding Grp1p, producing the protein MSAVVEKITDAAAAAVNDVTNALANTSLTGNKSADEKPAANDAVLASAAEGRRLYIGNLAYATTEGELKEFFKGYLVESVSIPKNPRTDRPVGYAFVDLSTPSEAERAIAELSGKEILERKVSVQLARKPESNEKAEGANGEGHEGTRRRQSTRGRGRAGRGRGGRARGDRGEKKEEGAEGSTSPATEALKDITNETHNSDNKAGKPHNRSPRERRERGPPADGIPSKTKVMVANLPYDLTEEKLKELFAAYQPSSAKIALRPIPRFMIKKLQARGEPRKGRGFGFVTLASEELQQKAVAEMNGKEIEGREIAVKVAIDSPDKTDEEANEPEGEAQAPTNGTTEQAGAAVTASA